The following is a genomic window from Argonema galeatum A003/A1.
CGTAATAGCCGCAAGGGGTCGTCTTCGAGATTTGCAGGCGATACCATACGCATGATGCCCTGCTGTAGGTCAGAAGTGCCTTGTAGGGGATCTATGAATTCGGCTGTGCGGGGATTGTAAGCGATCGCATTCACAGTAAAATCGCGCCGATGCAAATCTGTTTGGAGACTATCGCCTTCCTGTTCGGCAAAATCAGCGGTTGCATCTTTGAATACCACTCTGGCAATCTTTCGTTGAGGATCGAGTACAACAAACCCAGCTTTGTAGTGATATGCGATCGTACTAGCTGTCTCTACTGCACCAATTGGCACCACAAAATCCAAATCCAGATACTCCCGCCGTCTTAAGAGTAGAGCATCTCGCACCGCACCGCCTACCATATAAGCAGGCACAGGCAACCATTCCAAGTCAAACGGCCAACTTTCCGGAGATAGGATAGAATCTTTCTTATTTTCTTCCTTCGCGTCCTTTGTGTCTTCGTGGTTCATTCAATTCTTTTACACAAGTTGCAACAAAAATCAACCAAGCGACCAACAAATTGCTCTCTTGCCTAAGCTAGATTAACAGAAAAGCCTCTGGAGAAAAAGCTATGTGTATTTGCATTAACTGCCATTATGTAGACCGCTGCACCACCTACAATGCAGTAGAAACTCAGCATCAGGTGCCTCACCTGACGGAAACGCCCGATTTTGAAGCTAACGAACCGAGCATTAACGTCAACATTCGTACCCGTGAAGATTATATTGAGATGGAGTGGGATGTTGTCGGCTGTAATAGCTTTAAGCAAGAGACGGGCAAGTGGGTGAGATTGCGTCCAGGTGAGTTGGTGCCAACTTGAGAAAAGTGCCGACAAAATTGAGGGGCACATTCAGAACGTGCCCCAACAGGATTAAGCGGAAATTGTAAAAAACTTAACTGTAGATACACCTGCGATCGCAACCACTACTTTACACACAAAAATAGTGCTTTAAAACTAGCAAACTTGACTATAATTTTAAATTACCTGGTTAGATCGTGTCCTTAAACATCGTTCATCTAAAAAATGCGTGTTCTTATTCTTATCTGTGTTCATCTGTGTTCATCTGTCTTCATCTGTGGTAAAAATTTAACCAACGATGACAACAGACAATTTGACGATATCACTCATAACCTAAAAGAATTAAGTAATAATTAGGAGATAAAAACTATTATTTGATGGGTAAACTGATGCCAAACTTGTTAGATCCTGGGAAATACGGCCTTGCTCTACACACTACCACCCCAGAATTAGGTATAGCCCTGAGTGATTTTACAGATGACTCCCGCTGCCAAACCTGGGACTTGGGGCACGATTTATCAACCCACTTACACCAGTACTTAGCCGAGTTTATCAAGCCTCAGACTTGGGCTGACTTGGCCTTTATTGCCGTAGCGAAAGGCCCAGGCGGCTTCACGGGCACTCGCATTGGTGTCGTTACTGCCCGTACCCTAGCCCAACAGATGGATATTCCCTTGTTTGCTGTATCCACATTAGCAGCGGTTTGTCAAGAGGAATTGGCAAAAAATTCTGGACAAGCGATCGCAATTCAATTACCTGCCCATCGCGGTGAAATATTCGTCGCTATCTATCAGGTATCCTCAACTGGTTCTGGTTTAACTCAGCTATTGCCAGACACGGTGATGAAACCGGAAAAATGGCAACAAACTCTGGAAAATTGGCCTAATTCCTATCAGTTGGTGCAAGCATCAGATAAATTGGGTGCATCTGTTTCCAGCGTGTTACAACTCGCCTATTTGGACTGGCAAAATGGATTGCGTCCCCATTGGTCGGAAGCGCTACCTTTTTACGGTCAGCACCCAATAGAGGACAAAAATGTTGGATGAAGTGAAGCAACAGAAACCCGGTTTCTTTGTCTTGAAGAAACCTTCAATCTAAAATTCCTATCAAACTACAGTGAAATTCGCGGCGGTCAGGGCAGCATTATGAAAGATAGTAATGGTGTTTTCTGCGCTAACCGTTACTATAGAGAAAAAGCCGCCTCCATCGCTTGTGCCGCTGCTACTGATTGCGCCGAAAACACCAGCACCGCTAGTAAAACCAAGTCCAGCGGCAACTTGTACGATGTCATCAGCTACCCTAAAATCGCCAAAGCGATCTTTACCAGCATCAAAGATAAATCTATCCCGACCATCACCACCAAAAAGGTCGTCATCGCCAGGGCCACCTATTAGCAGATCGTCGCCAGAACCTCCTGTTAGTTGATCGTTACCTTTGTCGCCAAACAGAATATCATTACCATCTTCCCCAGAAAGGATGTCATTATTAGCACCACCCCTAAGTAAATCGTTTCCCGCATTTCCCAGTAGGTAGTCGTTGCCAGCATTACCGTTGATGACATCAGATACAACCGTGCCAAAAATTGTATCATCACCGGAAGTGGATATAGGTGGCGTTGAACCTTGAGGTTGCAAGTTAGGAATTCGGTAGCCAATATCTGCTAAAAGTGCCAGATCGATCCGTGTTGGTGAAA
Proteins encoded in this region:
- a CDS encoding Ycf34 family protein; translated protein: MCICINCHYVDRCTTYNAVETQHQVPHLTETPDFEANEPSINVNIRTREDYIEMEWDVVGCNSFKQETGKWVRLRPGELVPT
- the tsaB gene encoding tRNA (adenosine(37)-N6)-threonylcarbamoyltransferase complex dimerization subunit type 1 TsaB, which translates into the protein MPNLLDPGKYGLALHTTTPELGIALSDFTDDSRCQTWDLGHDLSTHLHQYLAEFIKPQTWADLAFIAVAKGPGGFTGTRIGVVTARTLAQQMDIPLFAVSTLAAVCQEELAKNSGQAIAIQLPAHRGEIFVAIYQVSSTGSGLTQLLPDTVMKPEKWQQTLENWPNSYQLVQASDKLGASVSSVLQLAYLDWQNGLRPHWSEALPFYGQHPIEDKNVG